The genome window ATATAATTAGAGAAAAATGAACACAAGTGctgttttgctttttgaacTCCAAATTCAGAAAAATCATTGTATTATAGATAGAAGGGCAATCTAAGCAAAATCGCTGGATCAGAACCTCTTACTGTGGAAACTCATTTTAATACTGGGGTTATGGAaaattgtgtgtctgtggaaaCACCACAATTAATTTTaaaaggtattattattattattattattttttaaaaaaaacattccactCTCACATTTCACAAACATTGATAAAAATTACTAACAGTGGGCATGATTACTCGGTGGCTCAATGCACACTGAGCACACAAGTCGTCTTTATGTAACGGTAGAaacatagaaataacacagtgttCTGTACATTTAAAGCAGAACTTCATATTTCAATCCAAAGTGAAAAAGAATGACCGTAAATAGCTCGAATATGAGAAAATGTCTAAAGCATTTATATTTCAAGGCTATCAGTTTCGGTCTATTATGACCCTTTCATGtgttttaaagcatattttttCTGTCCGATTTCAATGTTTACAAGAATGAAACATCCAGTGATGGTTCTTCTGGGATTTCCTACACTGCGTGCACATTCATACTGTGCACTTTACTGAGTGGTCTTTGCTATGTTGATTGCCAAGCAACAAAGCTCTCTAAGATAGCAGCAATGTGTGAGCCACTGATTCTCTCAGTAACCATGCCAAGACATGGAGTATGTGGGCTTACACCTTCTCCTTactaaatcacattttaatagGATGACACAACAATACACTGACACCGACACAACAATAATGACACTGCAAACCTGTGCAGTATTTGGCGAATGGTAACGGCATTTTATAGACAGGGACCTAATGACTGCAATAGatcaattttctttttaatttgtagACAAATTAGCAATAAAGCTACGGTATGTGACACCCAGGTCAGCAACAGTACAGGTGAAACGGAGCACGGATCACATCAGTTGACCGGTCTCGTCTTTGCATTAAATAGCGGGGAGTGAACTAAATTGTTGCATACATACTAAAGCCTGTGCTACATCATGTACACAATACAAGCCAATAGATATTAAACAAagaccctgaaaaaaaaaaataaaagaaatgggCTGAGAAAGTACAAGGTACAAAATTTGGACTCACTGCTTTCTGCTGCGTCTGGAGGAAGGCTGGTGTGCGTTCTGGGTCACTGGAGAGGTCTTCCTCTGATTCTTCCCAGGAGGAGAAGCCAGTGGAAGAGGCAGACGAGGAGGAGAGCTTTCGCAGTGCTTGGGAGGGCTGTGGGCTGACCTGGGGTTCCTGGCCCTCTCCACCAGCGTCTATTCCATGGTCTGTCACTATGACGGCAGGGATTGCACTCCTCTCCTCAGCGTCCGCCTGAGACTGAGCTTCCGTTGGCTGAGCTCCGTCCTTAGTTGTCTCTGATTGCTTGGTGGCAGTCAAGTCATTACCAGCCCCTTGTGATGTGGAGACAGTGTTCGTCGACCTGTTAACTGATTTGTTTCCCTGCAGGTTACCCTCTTCCTTATTTGTATtaactgtattgtttttttgtccGTGTCTCTCCAGCCCTCGGGAGTTCTTCCCATTCTGCAGCTCCTGGGGGATGCTCCAGACATCTGTAAAGTTTAAGTCAGAGACAGAGCTGGGCTTGTCCGGCTGAGGTACAGGGGCAGAATTCGGGCCCTGCCGCCTGGCAAGCCGAGGGCTGCGCTGGAGCTCCCTGCTCTGGGCCTGAGCAGAAATATGTGCCTCGAACAGATCCACCTTCTTGTTCACCTCTACATTCTGGAGCTCCTTGCTGCGCTGGAGCTGCTGAGCAGCACGCcgctcttcctcctcctgctcctcctctggGTCTGTGCCACTCAGCCTGCGCACTCGGGTGCCCACATTCACCCCCAGCAGGTCTGGCGAGCGACATGGTGAGCGTGCCCTAGAGTTGTTGGTGCTGGTCACGCCAGAGGCAAAGACAAAAGATGTGCCAGAAGAGCTAGGACTCAAGCTCCCGGGGCTGTAGGAACCACTATTCCGTCCCAGCAGTGGGCTGTAGGTGGATCGGTCCGGCACTGGAAGCACAGGCCTTGCAGTCCGAGGGCTGCTCTTATCAGTCAGGTTATTAGGGTTCATCGTGAGTAGGTAGTTCAGGGCATAAGCAGCCATAATAGAAGGCTGGCTTTGTCCATAAGCCCTCCCATTTAGGCCTAGTCATCGATACCCCACTGGCCTCTGGAGCCAACCATCATGCGGTCAGGGTTAAAGAAGGCGGGCTTGTAGAGCAACACGATAATCCCAGCCCTCGTACTTCATTCACTTTTTGTACACACTGCTGACACATGTATTTGTGCCAGctgctgaaaagaaaaacaaggttATTAACGATTTGCAGTATAAAGTAACACCAGAAATTGGCAGCAGAGTCCATATGGCACTAAGAGGAGTCCGGACCGGAGGTTAAGTGTTTCCTTTTCCTTAATTAGTAAACGCAGCATGATGTGattattatgtttacattttattctggAAAACTACacagttattacagttattaacTGTTAAAGGCCTgcataaaacaacaacatacaaCATACCTGTGTAATAATTTGGTAGATCCACCTCAAAACACCTTGGAAGACAAATGAATCTCTTAAACGGTGTCCTTGACAGCAATTCTTCCTGTGCTAAATATAAAATCAGCTAAATAGTAGAACTCTGTTGTTGATTTAATGGAGGGTGGTGAAGTATTTCAATTAACGTCCCAAGCGCATTACTGCTTTTTCATTACGAGAGGTCCTCACATGTGAAAGCCACTGCGTACCAAGCAAGCATTACAAAACTACAGGTACTAATTTGACTATTGTTTCGTTTGAGAATAATATATTGCATTCACTGTCCTTAACAGCACGTCAAAGGAGATGTCCTAAACCTAAAAGTAAAACGTGAGGCTTCTGCATCACTGATGCTAAACATTGGAGGATtagctttaaaaagaaatgggCTGAGAGGAACCCAGTAGTGATGACCATTTACGTGTTAtcattgttccttttttttgttttcaaaaagCATGTGGATGTCCGACACACTTCAAGCAGAAAATTATGAACGGTCAGCTGCTCATATTATGGCCTCTGTACTAATGTTTTTCTCCAAACCATTCCTCGTGACAACACACTTCCCATTAAAAGATAGCATTAGTCATGAAAATCTTCTTCTTTCATGGAACATTTTACtgcaaataaacataaaattctTTATTGGTAAGGTGAggttaaaaaaatccaaaaactaaaagcaaaaacaaaataaaccagCTGTCTGAAGTCCAGGGGGCAAAGTGATCTCCTGCTTGACTGTGCATGCATTAATTCATCACCTTACCCCTTTATTTTCACAACCCCTCAAGGGCTGAGCTCtctatagaaacagctgtaAAAAGTCTGCAGTTGGGTTAGTTTGTAAAGTTTGTTTGCAGTCGGTTTAGTTTGTAaagtttgtttagtttgtttgcAGTCGGTTTAGTTTGTAAAGTTTGTTTGCAGTCGGTTTAGTTTGTAAAGTTTGTAAAGTTTGTTTAGTTTCTTTGCAGTCGGTTTAGTCTACTGTTGGATCTTGCAGCTCTGTCTTCACAAAAATGATCTTGTATGCTCATTATAAAAGCTGCTGGAAAGATGTTTGCTAGAATTATGTTCTAACCAGCCTCAAGAAGTGCAGATTAGGTTTGGTTCGGTTCGGTATCCTGATGGAATCGAGTAGTCTACAGAATAATCTGAAGGGAGTCGATAAACACGTGGTGACTATCAGATGGCTGAAAACATCCCCCTGAATGAACGGGCGATGGATGTAGAGCAAAGCGATTGTCCTGTAAACCTTTACATCTTTATCTGTTTTTCTCAGACTTAAAGACGATTCAGATGATCAGAGTGCAGATAAAACAGCAAGACTGAGTCGTATTCAAGAGCAGATGGGATTTTTATGAAAGCCCCAGCAAGCCTGGTGtgattttttacacactttGCATGTTTTCACCTGTACTTTGCATTAATGTATAATCATTAAACTGTTACATTGTCATGAAGTCTGGATTAGTTTCCACACTCCTGACTGCACTTGGATCAgcacattttcagtattttctaCACAATCGCGCGAGGCAGCCTGTTTTCTGGCTGAAAGTGTTGTGGTGTAAAGTGGAGTTTGTTAAAAGATGAACTCAAGTTGTGTTCTTACCTCGTTTTGCTCAGGGGAACGCGTTTTGTTGCCGGTCCCTGTCCAATCAAAAACCGTCGCCAAAGTTCAAAATAAATCGGTGGAAAAGGGCTAGTCCGATTCAGCAGCTTCACATGGGGTTCAAAAAGCCCCAGAAAAGCCTCGGGCTGGACTCCGGGTGTGTGCAGGGGGACTTGTGAACCTAGCTGCTGGGCTCCGATGCGTGTTTTGGGGCACTTTCTCCTCCAGCAGCCGAGCGACTCGCCTCGGTGTGTTTCACGTACAAAAGGCAGGAAGGAAGTTCAAACTGACAGTCGCGCTGAACTGAACGGAACTTCACTGGGCATTATGGGAAGAGCCTATCATCCCagagccatacacacacacacacacacacacacacacacaggagctgtCACACTGGGTTTCACACTGCCTTTCGAATCCCACTGAGTGTTTAATGAGGAAAAACACTTCAGCACCTAATAGCAAATAAGCTGCTAATAACCTTTTCATACATAACACTTAGTGTCTTAGTTTAGATTGCCTTCATGTTTCACAATGAGATGTACAACtaaattttagttttaatatgaaaacacactgcatcaacttcatttaaacaaacaaacaaacaaaaaatgattttgtctCTGCATTCCACCATGGCACTTTGTGATCAAACTAATATTaacatcatattattatttttttttttaaataaaaaaatatgtatggACTTCTTCCTAGATTCAATGCATAAATTATATACTTATACATGCTTGTGTATGCTAAAGAAGTGTCATAACTCACTCAGATATTGAGTACTGTTGTATAATAAaggataatataataataagataaaGCCACACATTGATGAATGTGGTATTGATGAACAGTCTGtctaatgattaatgattttatttgctCTTCTGGATTCTCTGTATGTTCACTGCACTGTCGTTTATTACACCAGTTTGCTTCTtaattaaatttgcatttttctattttgcaGATTGACATAGAATTGATACAGAACACAATCCATGTACACAGAGGACTGAGGGCATAAAAGAAATTTGAGCCTAGTCACCTAGAGCAATTAAATGAATGGAAAATATATGCTATAGTGGTCAGTCTGTTTTGAATGTGACTGACTGGCTGGTATTGTATGAAAATTAATGTTCCATGTCATGACCCAGAAGAAGGCCAgagttcaaaccaaaaaaaaacaaacaaaaaaacaacaacaacaaaaaaacaaaaaacaacacttttttttcacagtactAAACAACACAACAGTGTTTCTAAGAAAAACTGCACTGAGCCAAACATTCAAATCTTTTTGCTTACTTTGTGAACACAAAGATAACCGTTCCATAACACTGGTACATTCAGTTAATTTACTGATTCTGTTTGTTATGGACAACATGACTTACTCATTAATAAACCCCTTTTTCTTCTGTAAGAGTGTATGCTGATAGAGATTATACCACAAACTGACGTTTCACAAATCAGGCCTATGAGGAGCTCTCATTTGGTAATGAT of Pangasianodon hypophthalmus isolate fPanHyp1 chromosome 30, fPanHyp1.pri, whole genome shotgun sequence contains these proteins:
- the itpkb gene encoding inositol-trisphosphate 3-kinase B, producing MAAYALNYLLTMNPNNLTDKSSPRTARPVLPVPDRSTYSPLLGRNSGSYSPGSLSPSSSGTSFVFASGVTSTNNSRARSPCRSPDLLGVNVGTRVRRLSGTDPEEEQEEEERRAAQQLQRSKELQNVEVNKKVDLFEAHISAQAQSRELQRSPRLARRQGPNSAPVPQPDKPSSVSDLNFTDVWSIPQELQNGKNSRGLERHGQKNNTVNTNKEEGNLQGNKSVNRSTNTVSTSQGAGNDLTATKQSETTKDGAQPTEAQSQADAEERSAIPAVIVTDHGIDAGGEGQEPQVSPQPSQALRKLSSSSASSTGFSSWEESEEDLSSDPERTPAFLQTQQKAHKSWKKIKNMVQWSPFLMSFKKKYPWIQLAGHAGNFKAGAYGCILKKHCECEQRCLTRLMNDVLKPYVPAYHGDVEKDGEKYNQMEDLLAEFETPCVMDCKMGVRTYLEEELTKARKKPTMRADMYQKMIEVDVDAPTPEENEQKAVTKPRYMQWRETISSTATLGFRIEGIKKEDGTVNRDFKKTKTREQVTEAFQDFFKGNRNILTKYLSRLQEIKETLEVSPFFQTHEVIGSSLLFVHDKHERAKVWMIDFGKTTPLPEGQFLNHRNPWVEGNREDGYLYGLDHLVDILNNMAVTKPM